A single Eulemur rufifrons isolate Redbay chromosome 9, OSU_ERuf_1, whole genome shotgun sequence DNA region contains:
- the JUP gene encoding junction plakoglobin — MEVMNLIEQPIKVTEWQQTYTYDSGIHSGANTCVPSVSGKGVVEDDESCGRQYTIKKTTTYTQGVPPSQGDLEYQMSTTARAKRVREAMCPGVSGEDSSLLLATQVEGQTTNLQRLAEPSQLLKSAIVHLINYQDDAELATRALPELTKLLNDEDPVVVTKAAMIVNQLSKKEASRRALMGSPQLVAAVVRTMQNTSDLDTARCTTSILHNLSHHREGLLAIFKSGGIPALVRMLSSPVESVLFYAITTLHNLLLYQEGAKMAVRLADGLQKMVPLLNKNNPKFLAITTDCLQLLAYGNQESKLIILANGGPQALVQIMRNYSYEKLLWTTSRVLKVLSVCPSNKPAIVEAGGMQALGKHLTSNSPRLVQNCLWTLRNLSDVATKQEGLESVLKILVNQLSVDDVNVLTCATGTLSNLTCNNSKNKTLVTQNSGVEALIHAIQRAGDKDDITEPAVCALRHLTSRHPEAEMAQNSVRLNYGIPAIVKLLNQPNQWPLVKATIGLIRNLALCPANHAPLQEAAVIPRLVQLLVKAHQDAQRHVAAGTQQPYTDGVRMEEIVEGCTGALHILARDPMNRMEIFRLNTIPLFVQLLYSSVENIQRVAAGVLCELAQDKEAADAIDAEGASAPLMELLHSRNEGTATYAAAVLFRISEDKNPDYRKRVSVELTNSLFKHDPAAWEAAQSMIPINEPYADDMDATYRPMYSSDVPLDPLEMHMDMDGDYPIDTYSDGLRPPYPTADHMLA, encoded by the exons ATGGAGGTGATGAACCTGATCGAGCAGCCCATCAAGGTGACCGAGTGGCAGCAGACGTACACCTACGACTCAGGCATCCACTCGGGCGCCAACACCTGCGTGCCCTCAGTCAGTGGCAAGGGCGTCGTGGAGGACGACGAGAGCTGCGGGCGCCAGTACACGATCAAGAAGACCACCACCTACACACAGGGCGTGCCCCCGAGCCAAG GTGACCTGGAGTACCAGATGTCCACGACGGCCAGAGCCAAGCGGGTGCGGGAGGCCATGTGTCCTGGCGTGTCGGGCGAGGACAGCTCTCTGCTGCTGGCCACCCAGGTGGAGGGGCAGACCACCAACCTGCAGCGCCTGGCCGAGCCATCCCAGCTGCTGAAGTCGGCCATCGTACACCTCATCAACTACCAGGACGATGCCGAGCTGGCCACCCGGGCCCTGCCCGAGCTCACCAAGCTGCTCAACGATGAGGACCCG GTGGTGGTGACCAAGGCGGCCATGATTGTGAACCAGCTGTCGAAGAAGGAGGCCTCGCGCCGGGCGCTGATGGGCTCGCCCCAGCTGGTGGCGGCCGTCGTGCGCACCATGCAGAACACCAGCGACCTGGACACGGCCCGCTGCACCACCAGCATCCTGCACAACCTCTCCCACCACCGCGAGGGGCTGCTCGCCATCTTCAAATCGGGCGGCATCCCTGCTCTGGTTCGCATGCTCAG cTCCCCTGTGGAGTCGGTCCTGTTCTACGCCATCACCACGCTGCACAACCTGCTGCTCTACCAGGAGGGCGCTAAGATGGCAGTGCGCCTGGCGGACGGGCTGCAGAAGATGGTGCCCTTGCTCAACAAGAACAACCCCAAGTTCTTGGCCATCACCACGGACTGCCTGCAGCTCCTGGCCTACGGCAACCAGGAGAGCAAG ctgATTATCCTGGCCAATGGAGGACCCCAGGCGCTTGTGCAGATCATGCGTAACTACAGTTACGAGAAGCTTCTCTGGACCACCAGCCGTGTGCTCAAGGTGCTGTCTGTGTGTCCCAGCAATAAGCCTGCCATTGTGGAGGCCG gTGGGATGCAGGCCCTGGGCAAGCACCTGACAAGCAACAGCCCTCGCCTCGTGCAGAACTGCCTGTGGACCCTGCGCAACCTCTCGGACGTGGCCACCAAGCAG GAGGGCCTGGAGAGCGTGCTGAAGATTCTGGTTAATCAGCTGAGTGTGGACGACGTCAACGTCCTCACCTGCGCCACGGGCACTCTCTCCAACCTGACGTGCAACAACAGTAAGAACAAGACGCTGGTGACTCAGAACAGTGGCGTGGAGGCCCTCATTCACGCCATCCAGCGTGCTGGCGACAAGGATGACATCACAGAGCCCGCCGTCTGTGCCCTGCGCCACCTCACCAGCCGCCACCCCGAGGCCGAGATGGCCCAGAACTCTGTGCGTCTCAACTACGGCATCCCAGCCATCGTGAAGCTGCTCAACCAGCCCAACCAGTGGCCACTGGTCAAG GCAACCATTGGCCTGATCAGGAACCTGGCGCTGTGCCCAGCCAACCATGCCCCACTGCAGGAGGCCGCGGTCATTCCCCGCCTCGTGCAGCTGCTGGTCAAGGCGCACCAGGACGCCCAGCGCCACGTGGCTGCAGGCACACAGCAGCCCTACACG GATGGCGTGAGGATGGAGGAGATTGTGGAGGGCTGCACTGGAGCCCTGCACATCCTCGCCCGGGACCCCATGAACCGCATGGAGATCTTCCGGCTCAACACCATCCCCCTGTTCGTACAG ctcttgTACTCGTCAGTGGAGAACATTCAGCGTGTGGCCGCCGGGGTGCTGTGCGAGCTGGCCCAGGACAAGGAGGCGGCTGATGCCATTGATGCTGAGGGGGCCTCTGCGCCCCTCATGGAGCTGCTGCACTCCCGCAACGAGGGCACAG CCACCTATGCCGCTGCTGTCCTGTTCCGCATCTCCGAGGACAAGAACCCAGATTACCGGAAGCGTGTGTCCGTGGAGCTCACCAACTCCCTCTTCAAGCATGACCCGGCTGCCTGGGAGGCT GCCCAGAGCATGATCCCCATCAATGAGCCTTACGCAGATG ACATGGATGCTACCTACCGCCCCATGTACTCGAGCGACGTGCCCCTCGACCCCCTGGAGATGCACATGGACATGGACGGGGACTACCCCATCGACACCTACAGCGACGGCCTCAGGCCCCCCTACCCCACTGCCGACCACATGCTGGCCTAG